Proteins found in one Luteimonas chenhongjianii genomic segment:
- the aroB gene encoding 3-dehydroquinate synthase: MTHPTREVAVAGDPPYTIHIGPDLLDDGALLARLLRGRDAMIVSDAHVAPLYADRVAAALQAARPDLRIHRHVLPAGEASKTLASFAEVTTALAEARMRRDATLFALGGGVIGDLAGFAAACWMRGIDCVQLPTTLLAMVDSSVGGKTAVDLPQGKNLVGAFHPPRAVIADTAALRTLPARELRAGLAEVVKYGALGDAAFLDWLDAHADALLAMDDATLSEAIARSCAHKAAIVARDPFEHGERALLNLGHTFGHAIETEQGYGGVNHGEAVAIGMVLAARLSAMLGLAPAADTQRLRDLLLRLQLPVEVPPGLDAGRLLAHMRLDKKAVAGGLRFVLWRGAGRAEVLGDVPEAAVLSVLQTG; encoded by the coding sequence ATGACCCACCCCACCCGAGAAGTCGCCGTCGCCGGCGACCCGCCTTACACCATCCACATCGGCCCCGATCTGCTCGACGACGGTGCATTGCTGGCCCGGCTGCTGCGCGGTCGCGACGCGATGATCGTCAGCGACGCGCATGTGGCGCCCCTCTACGCGGACCGCGTCGCCGCCGCGCTGCAGGCCGCGCGCCCGGACCTGCGCATCCACCGCCATGTATTGCCGGCGGGCGAGGCATCGAAGACGCTGGCCAGCTTCGCCGAGGTCACCACGGCGCTGGCCGAGGCGCGCATGCGCCGCGACGCGACGCTGTTCGCGCTCGGTGGCGGCGTCATCGGCGATCTCGCCGGCTTCGCCGCAGCCTGCTGGATGCGTGGCATCGATTGCGTCCAGCTGCCCACCACGCTGCTGGCGATGGTGGACTCGTCGGTCGGCGGCAAGACCGCGGTGGACCTGCCGCAGGGCAAGAACCTGGTCGGCGCGTTCCATCCGCCGCGCGCGGTGATCGCCGATACCGCGGCGCTGCGCACCCTGCCCGCACGCGAGTTGCGGGCCGGCCTGGCCGAAGTGGTGAAGTACGGCGCGCTCGGCGATGCGGCTTTCCTCGACTGGCTCGATGCCCACGCCGATGCACTGCTGGCGATGGACGATGCGACGCTGTCCGAGGCCATCGCCCGCAGCTGCGCGCACAAGGCGGCGATCGTCGCGCGCGATCCCTTCGAACACGGCGAGCGCGCCCTGCTCAATCTCGGTCACACCTTCGGTCATGCGATCGAGACCGAGCAGGGCTACGGCGGCGTGAATCATGGCGAAGCGGTGGCGATCGGCATGGTGCTGGCCGCGCGGCTGTCGGCAATGCTGGGCCTGGCCCCTGCCGCCGACACGCAGCGCCTGCGCGACCTGCTGCTGCGCCTGCAGTTGCCCGTCGAGGTGCCGCCCGGCCTCGACGCCGGGCGCCTGCTCGCCCACATGCGCCTCGACAAGAAGGCCGTGGCCGGCGGGCTGCGCTTCGTCCTCTGGCGTGGCGCGGGGCGCGCGGAAGTACTGGGCGACGTGCCCGAAGCGGCAGTGCTTTCGGTCCTGCAGACGGGCTGA
- a CDS encoding WGR domain-containing protein — protein MRLYLQQRPQGAESPRFVQLSLQPDLLGGWTLLRESGQVGGRSTLRRDLFLDQPSAIKALEAARDAQLKRGFQLMFARGSDAPA, from the coding sequence ATGCGCCTGTACCTGCAACAACGCCCCCAGGGTGCCGAATCCCCGCGGTTCGTGCAGCTGAGCCTGCAGCCCGACCTGCTGGGCGGCTGGACGCTGCTGCGCGAGAGCGGACAGGTCGGCGGCCGCAGCACGCTGCGGCGCGACCTGTTCCTCGACCAGCCCAGCGCGATCAAGGCGCTCGAGGCTGCGCGCGATGCCCAGCTCAAGCGCGGCTTCCAGCTGATGTTCGCCCGCGGCAGCGACGCGCCCGCCTGA
- the hemE gene encoding uroporphyrinogen decarboxylase: MSSAVLQNDRFLRALRREPVDRTPVWLMRQAGRYLPEYRASRKAAGSFLAMAKTPELACEVTLQPLARFDLDAAILFSDILTIPDAMGLELYFVEGEGPKFRNPVRDAASIARLGVPDMETELRYVMDAVRVIRRELGGRVPLIGFSGSPWTLACYMVEGGGSKDFARIKAMALNDPKALHALLSVNTDAVIAYLAAQRAAGAQALQVFDTWGGVLSPAMYREFSLPYLTRIAQELQRGEGEERTPLILFGKGNAAYLDELSRSGAEGLGCDWLIELGDAARRTQGRVALQGNLDPTTLYGSPDAIRVQVRHALDSYRDGNGGSRDGHIFNLGHGMSPDMNPDHVGVLVDEVHAYSAR; encoded by the coding sequence ATGTCCTCCGCCGTCCTGCAGAACGATCGTTTCCTCCGCGCACTGCGGCGCGAGCCCGTCGACCGCACCCCCGTCTGGCTGATGCGCCAGGCCGGCCGCTACCTGCCCGAGTACCGCGCATCGCGCAAGGCCGCCGGCAGCTTCCTGGCGATGGCCAAGACGCCCGAGCTCGCCTGCGAGGTCACCCTGCAGCCGCTGGCGCGCTTCGACCTGGACGCGGCGATCCTGTTCTCCGACATCCTGACCATCCCCGATGCGATGGGTCTGGAGCTGTATTTCGTCGAAGGCGAAGGCCCGAAGTTCCGCAATCCGGTGCGCGACGCCGCCAGCATCGCCAGGCTCGGCGTGCCGGACATGGAGACCGAGCTGCGTTACGTCATGGACGCGGTGCGGGTGATCCGCCGCGAACTCGGCGGACGCGTGCCGCTGATCGGGTTTTCCGGCAGCCCGTGGACGCTGGCCTGCTACATGGTCGAAGGCGGCGGCAGCAAGGATTTCGCCCGCATCAAGGCGATGGCGCTCAACGATCCCAAGGCGCTGCATGCACTTTTGTCGGTCAATACCGATGCGGTGATCGCCTACCTCGCCGCGCAACGCGCCGCTGGCGCGCAGGCACTGCAGGTGTTCGACACCTGGGGCGGCGTGCTGTCACCGGCGATGTACCGCGAATTCTCGCTGCCGTACCTGACCCGCATCGCGCAGGAACTGCAGCGTGGCGAGGGTGAGGAGCGCACGCCGTTGATCCTGTTCGGCAAGGGCAATGCCGCGTATCTCGATGAACTCTCGCGTTCGGGGGCCGAAGGCCTGGGCTGCGACTGGCTGATCGAACTCGGCGACGCCGCGCGCCGCACGCAGGGCCGCGTCGCGCTGCAGGGCAACCTCGATCCGACCACGCTCTACGGTTCGCCCGATGCGATCCGCGTACAGGTCCGCCACGCGCTCGACAGCTACCGCGACGGCAACGGCGGCTCGCGCGACGGCCACATCTTCAACCTCGGTCACGGCATGTCGCCGGACATGAACCCCGACCACGTCGGGGTGCTGGTCGACGAAGTGCACGCCTACAGCGCGCGCTGA
- the pdeM gene encoding ligase-associated DNA damage response endonuclease PdeM, translated as MVEASAPGSLAIALAGETVVLLPGRALWWPRMSLLAIADLHLGKGDHFRRAGIALPSGGTAHDLKQLGRLLDTTRAARLLVLGDLLHAAVTDAPWREAWIHWRRGRATLSVELVSGNHDRALHAQPALAQVLGIHVHGPALQFDPFVFVHDPADAASLPGYRLGGHVHPVVRLPGVPPLPAFRFDEVSGVLPAFTAFAGGWRVDPEAGARLFACAPDAVIAVSGG; from the coding sequence GTGGTTGAGGCGTCCGCGCCGGGCAGTCTCGCCATCGCCCTAGCCGGCGAAACGGTGGTGCTGCTGCCCGGGCGTGCATTGTGGTGGCCGCGGATGTCGCTGCTGGCGATCGCCGATCTGCATCTGGGCAAGGGCGATCACTTCCGCCGCGCCGGCATCGCGCTGCCGAGTGGCGGCACCGCCCACGATCTGAAGCAGCTCGGTCGCCTGCTCGATACGACGCGCGCGGCGCGCCTGCTCGTGCTCGGCGATCTGCTGCATGCGGCCGTGACCGACGCGCCATGGCGCGAGGCGTGGATCCACTGGCGTCGCGGCCGCGCCACGCTGTCGGTTGAACTCGTCAGCGGCAATCACGATCGGGCGCTGCACGCGCAGCCGGCGCTCGCGCAGGTGCTCGGCATCCACGTGCACGGCCCCGCGCTGCAGTTCGATCCGTTCGTGTTCGTCCACGATCCGGCGGATGCCGCGTCGCTGCCCGGCTATCGGCTCGGCGGCCATGTGCATCCCGTGGTTCGCCTGCCGGGCGTGCCCCCGCTGCCGGCGTTCCGCTTCGATGAGGTCTCGGGCGTGTTGCCTGCGTTCACTGCATTTGCCGGGGGCTGGCGCGTCGATCCGGAGGCCGGAGCGCGGCTGTTCGCCTGCGCGCCGGACGCGGTGATCGCCGTTTCCGGCGGCTGA
- a CDS encoding ligase-associated DNA damage response DEXH box helicase, which translates to MKASTRKRRRGPDAPLRAWFDAQGWTPAPFQREVWRRYLAGESGLLQTPTGSGKTLAALGGPLLEALAIQAAGARKASKARVGSKGDAAAATSPAATTKRAATRLVAPSVSSADELSSEGRVRPPDARPLTRRTRARAMPRDLSLLWITPLRALASDTLRAMRTPIEALGLDWQIGMRTGDASARDKRLAREGKLDALITTPESLSLLLSYPDAGPRLSTLRCVIVDEWHELLGNKRGVLLQLALARLRRLNPQLRIWGVSATLGNLDEARDALLPHLPTAPTVAGVAPKVLTIDTLLPAEDERFPWAGHLGLAQLPRVLERLMSQRTSLLFANTRSQAELWHRALSAVWPEAPETLALHHGSLDPKLRAAAEQGLRDGSVRCVVATSSLDLGVDFPAVDQVLQIGSPKGVARLLQRAGRAKHRPGEAGHVVCVPTHALELVEYAAAREAVAQGSIESRPAPRLSLDVLAQHCVTLALGGGFDGDALLDEVRDTQAFRALDDVAWRAVLDFIVQGGQALSHYPDFHRVERDEAGTYRVTDRRVALRHRLSIGTITSDGAVRVRLLRGGGLGAVEESFIGRMRAGDRFQFAGRTLELVRLEDMTAYVRIAKAGTGTVPKWNGGRMPLSSTLAHEVERVFDGTHHSPELRAIRRLLDLQRHLSALPAPERLLVEWVHARGARHLFVFPFAGRHVHEGLAALLSLRWGRRTPNSFTFAVNDYGLVLSPAKAVELAAEDVAALLSPEHLLEDLRESLNLAELARRQFRDIARVAGLLPPSLPGRAPRSMRQLQASSGLIFDVLRQHDPGHMLLALAEREVFAAQLEVVRLRETLEDCSRRQLDLHPLKTFTPLSFPLWAESMRGQLSTEDWRTRVQRAAAQLEKRNRG; encoded by the coding sequence ATGAAGGCGTCCACCAGGAAGCGCCGGCGCGGGCCCGATGCTCCGCTGCGCGCCTGGTTCGACGCGCAGGGCTGGACGCCGGCGCCATTCCAGCGCGAGGTCTGGCGCCGCTATCTCGCTGGCGAATCCGGACTGCTGCAGACGCCGACGGGGAGCGGAAAGACCCTGGCCGCGCTGGGCGGCCCGTTGCTGGAGGCGCTGGCAATCCAGGCAGCAGGCGCGCGCAAGGCGTCGAAAGCGCGGGTGGGGTCGAAGGGCGATGCCGCGGCGGCCACTTCGCCTGCAGCCACCACCAAGCGCGCGGCCACACGACTGGTAGCACCATCCGTGTCGAGCGCGGACGAGCTTTCATCGGAAGGGCGGGTCAGGCCGCCCGATGCACGCCCGCTTACCCGGCGGACGCGCGCCCGCGCCATGCCACGCGATCTTTCGCTGCTGTGGATCACGCCGCTGCGCGCGCTGGCCAGCGATACGCTGCGCGCGATGCGCACGCCGATAGAAGCGCTCGGCCTCGACTGGCAGATCGGCATGCGTACCGGTGATGCGAGTGCACGCGACAAGCGGCTCGCCCGCGAAGGCAAGCTCGATGCGCTGATCACCACGCCCGAATCGTTGTCGCTGCTGCTGTCGTATCCCGATGCCGGACCAAGGTTGTCGACACTGCGCTGCGTGATCGTCGACGAGTGGCACGAGCTGCTCGGCAATAAGCGCGGCGTACTGCTGCAGCTGGCGCTGGCCAGGCTGCGCAGGCTCAATCCGCAGCTCCGCATCTGGGGCGTCTCGGCGACGCTAGGCAATCTCGATGAAGCGCGCGATGCCTTGCTGCCGCATCTGCCCACCGCGCCCACCGTCGCCGGCGTGGCGCCGAAGGTGCTGACCATCGACACGCTGCTGCCGGCCGAGGACGAGCGCTTCCCGTGGGCCGGCCATCTCGGCCTCGCGCAGTTGCCGCGCGTGCTGGAGCGGCTGATGAGCCAGCGCACCAGTCTGCTGTTCGCCAACACGCGCTCGCAGGCCGAGCTGTGGCACCGGGCGCTGTCGGCGGTGTGGCCGGAAGCGCCGGAGACGCTGGCCCTGCACCACGGTTCGCTGGACCCGAAGTTGCGCGCCGCGGCCGAGCAGGGGCTGCGTGATGGCAGCGTGCGCTGCGTGGTCGCGACCTCCAGCCTCGATCTCGGCGTCGATTTTCCCGCCGTCGACCAGGTGCTGCAGATCGGCAGTCCCAAGGGTGTCGCGCGTCTGCTGCAACGCGCCGGCCGCGCCAAGCATCGGCCGGGCGAGGCGGGTCACGTGGTCTGCGTGCCGACCCATGCGCTCGAACTTGTCGAATATGCCGCGGCGCGCGAAGCCGTGGCCCAGGGCAGCATCGAATCGCGGCCGGCGCCACGGCTCAGCCTCGACGTGCTCGCCCAGCACTGCGTCACGCTGGCGCTCGGCGGTGGCTTCGACGGCGACGCCCTGCTGGACGAGGTGCGCGATACCCAGGCCTTCCGCGCGCTTGATGATGTCGCCTGGCGCGCGGTGCTGGACTTCATCGTCCAGGGCGGACAGGCGCTGTCGCATTACCCGGATTTCCATCGGGTCGAGCGCGACGAAGCCGGGACCTATCGCGTCACCGATCGCCGCGTGGCGCTGCGGCACCGGCTGTCGATCGGCACCATCACCAGCGACGGCGCGGTGCGGGTGCGGCTGCTGCGCGGCGGCGGGCTCGGCGCGGTCGAGGAGAGTTTCATCGGACGGATGCGCGCCGGCGACAGGTTCCAGTTCGCCGGCCGCACCCTGGAGCTGGTGCGCCTGGAAGACATGACCGCCTACGTGCGCATCGCCAAGGCCGGCACGGGTACCGTACCGAAGTGGAACGGCGGCCGGATGCCGCTGTCGAGCACCCTGGCGCACGAGGTCGAGCGCGTGTTCGACGGCACGCACCACTCGCCCGAGCTCCGCGCGATCAGGCGCCTGCTTGATCTGCAGCGACACCTCTCGGCATTGCCGGCGCCGGAACGGCTGCTGGTCGAATGGGTGCACGCACGCGGCGCGCGGCATCTGTTCGTGTTTCCCTTCGCCGGCCGCCATGTGCACGAAGGCCTGGCGGCCCTGCTGTCGCTGCGCTGGGGCAGGCGCACGCCCAACAGTTTCACCTTCGCGGTCAACGATTACGGCCTGGTGCTGTCGCCTGCGAAGGCGGTGGAGCTCGCAGCGGAGGACGTGGCTGCGCTGCTGTCGCCGGAGCACCTGCTCGAAGACCTGCGCGAGAGCCTCAACCTCGCGGAACTCGCCCGTCGCCAGTTCCGCGATATCGCCCGCGTGGCCGGCCTGCTGCCACCGTCGCTGCCGGGACGCGCGCCGCGCTCGATGCGGCAGCTGCAGGCATCCAGTGGGCTGATCTTCGACGTGCTGCGCCAGCACGACCCGGGCCACATGCTGCTGGCGCTGGCCGAGCGCGAGGTGTTCGCCGCCCAGCTCGAGGTCGTGCGCCTGCGCGAGACGCTCGAAGACTGCAGCCGCCGCCAGCTCGACCTGCATCCGCTGAAGACGTTCACCCCGCTGTCGTTTCCGCTGTGGGCGGAGTCGATGCGCGGCCAGCTCAGCACCGAGGACTGGCGTACCCGCGTGCAGCGCGCCGCGGCGCAACTCGAGAAGCGCAACCGTGGTTGA
- a CDS encoding cisplatin damage response ATP-dependent DNA ligase, whose product MKRFAQLYRELDQSTATLDKRAALIRYFKEAPPRDAAWALYLLSGGKIASARQKIANTRELREWIAVESNTPDWLVDDSYDQVGDLAETLALLLDDPVEAAPDIALADWIEQRLLPIANKHVDMRRGVVVEAWRSLRFDERLLFNKLLTGALRVGVSQRLVQQALAELTGIDIARLAQRMLGSWSPTPEFLRDLLTVDELPGDRQQPYPFFLASPLESALRVEAGLPEEVPAADETSAPAAVALANDPGAVARALGPIDDWLLEWKWDGIRLQLLRRDGEVALWSRGEERLDGRFPEIEAAAATLPDGTVLDGELLAWRADDAMPLPFTALQTRIQRLKPGPKTLADTPVRVQVYDLLELAGEDWRDRPQHERRAALEALIAAHGDPRIVVSPRVEAATWADAARLREDARDLGVEGLMLKRAQAPYQAGRRRGDWWKWKIDPLTIDAVLLYAQAGHGRRSTLYTDYTFGLWDGDMLVPVAKAYSGLDDREILALDKWIRAHTLERFGPVRSVRAHHVFELGFEAVNVSKRHKSGIAVRFPRILRWRHDKPMAEADRLETLKALAR is encoded by the coding sequence ATGAAGCGCTTCGCCCAGCTCTATCGCGAACTCGACCAGAGCACCGCCACGCTCGACAAGCGCGCTGCCCTGATCCGCTATTTCAAGGAGGCCCCGCCGCGCGACGCTGCATGGGCCTTGTATCTGCTGTCCGGTGGGAAGATCGCCAGTGCGCGGCAGAAGATCGCCAACACCCGGGAACTGCGCGAGTGGATCGCAGTCGAGTCGAATACCCCGGACTGGCTGGTGGACGACAGTTACGACCAGGTCGGTGACCTGGCTGAGACCCTGGCGCTGCTGCTCGACGATCCGGTCGAGGCGGCGCCGGATATCGCGCTGGCCGACTGGATCGAGCAGCGCCTGCTGCCGATCGCCAACAAGCATGTCGACATGCGCCGCGGCGTGGTTGTCGAGGCCTGGCGCAGCCTGCGGTTCGACGAGCGCCTGTTGTTCAACAAGCTGTTGACCGGCGCGTTGCGGGTCGGCGTGTCGCAACGGCTCGTGCAGCAGGCGCTGGCCGAGCTGACCGGTATCGACATCGCGCGCCTGGCGCAACGCATGCTCGGCAGCTGGTCGCCGACGCCGGAATTCCTGCGGGATCTGCTCACCGTCGACGAACTGCCCGGCGATCGCCAGCAGCCCTATCCGTTCTTTCTCGCCTCGCCGCTGGAATCGGCGCTGCGCGTGGAGGCGGGACTGCCCGAAGAGGTGCCGGCGGCGGATGAAACGTCCGCCCCCGCCGCCGTCGCCCTCGCCAACGATCCCGGTGCCGTCGCCCGAGCGCTCGGACCGATCGACGACTGGCTGCTGGAGTGGAAGTGGGACGGTATCCGCCTGCAGCTGCTGCGCCGCGATGGCGAAGTGGCCCTGTGGTCGCGCGGCGAGGAGCGGCTGGATGGGCGGTTCCCGGAGATCGAGGCCGCGGCCGCCACGCTGCCTGATGGCACGGTGCTCGACGGCGAGCTGCTGGCCTGGCGCGCGGACGACGCCATGCCGCTGCCGTTCACTGCGCTGCAGACCCGCATCCAGCGGCTCAAGCCGGGGCCGAAGACGCTGGCCGACACGCCGGTGCGGGTGCAGGTCTACGATCTGCTGGAACTGGCCGGCGAGGACTGGCGCGATCGACCGCAGCACGAACGCCGCGCCGCATTGGAGGCGTTGATCGCCGCGCACGGCGACCCGCGCATCGTGGTCTCGCCGCGCGTCGAGGCTGCCACCTGGGCCGATGCCGCGCGCTTGCGCGAAGACGCCCGCGATCTGGGCGTCGAAGGCTTGATGCTCAAGCGTGCGCAAGCGCCCTACCAGGCCGGGCGAAGACGGGGCGACTGGTGGAAATGGAAGATCGATCCGCTGACCATCGATGCGGTACTGCTCTACGCCCAGGCCGGGCACGGCCGGCGCAGCACGCTCTACACCGACTACACCTTCGGCCTGTGGGATGGGGACATGCTGGTGCCGGTGGCAAAGGCCTATTCGGGCCTGGACGATCGCGAGATCCTCGCGCTCGACAAGTGGATTCGCGCGCATACGCTCGAGCGCTTCGGCCCGGTGCGTTCGGTCCGCGCCCATCACGTCTTCGAACTCGGATTCGAGGCGGTCAACGTCTCGAAGCGGCACAAGTCCGGCATCGCGGTGCGCTTCCCGCGGATCCTGCGCTGGCGCCACGACAAGCCGATGGCCGAAGCCGACCGGCTCGAGACCTTGAAGGCGCTGGCGCGGTGA
- a CDS encoding ligase-associated DNA damage response exonuclease translates to MPVASQDLIQLRPEGLYCPAGDFHIDPWRPVPRAVITHGHGDHARPGMGAYHTTRIGLPILEWRLGEQIYVSHEYGVPFRMGDATVSLHPAGHVLGSAQVRVEVEGEVWVASGDYKRQHDPTCDPFEVVRCDTFITEATFGLPIYRWPDTPEVARDIVAWRDHCAERGEAAILYCYALGKAQRVLAELAAHTDTPVLLHGAVATGVEVYRRAGIAMVETIPVVETDRSADYAGQLVLAPPSAAGSPWIRRFRRAQQGFASGWMRLRGNRRRRNYDRGFVVSDHADWPDLMRTVRETGASRVIATHGNTDAIIRALCEDGIAAEAFRTDFGGEE, encoded by the coding sequence ATGCCCGTCGCCTCACAAGACCTGATCCAGCTCCGCCCGGAGGGGCTGTACTGCCCCGCCGGCGATTTCCATATCGATCCCTGGCGCCCCGTGCCACGGGCGGTGATCACGCACGGCCATGGCGACCACGCGCGGCCGGGCATGGGCGCCTACCACACTACGCGCATCGGCCTGCCGATCCTCGAATGGCGGCTGGGCGAGCAGATCTACGTGTCGCACGAGTACGGCGTCCCGTTCCGGATGGGCGACGCGACGGTGTCGCTGCATCCCGCGGGGCATGTGCTGGGCTCGGCGCAGGTGCGGGTCGAGGTCGAAGGCGAGGTCTGGGTCGCCTCGGGCGACTACAAGCGCCAGCACGACCCGACCTGCGATCCCTTCGAGGTCGTGCGCTGCGACACCTTCATCACCGAGGCTACGTTCGGGCTGCCCATCTATCGCTGGCCCGACACGCCGGAGGTGGCGCGCGACATCGTCGCCTGGCGCGACCACTGCGCCGAACGCGGCGAGGCGGCGATTCTCTACTGTTATGCCCTCGGCAAGGCCCAGCGCGTGCTCGCCGAACTCGCCGCCCATACCGATACGCCGGTGCTGCTGCACGGCGCGGTCGCCACCGGCGTGGAGGTCTATCGCCGCGCCGGCATCGCGATGGTGGAGACCATCCCGGTGGTGGAGACCGACCGGTCGGCCGACTACGCAGGCCAGCTGGTGCTGGCGCCGCCTTCGGCCGCGGGCAGCCCGTGGATCCGTCGTTTCCGCCGTGCCCAGCAGGGCTTCGCGTCCGGCTGGATGCGGCTGCGTGGCAATCGTCGGCGTCGCAATTACGACCGCGGTTTCGTCGTCTCCGACCACGCCGACTGGCCCGACCTGATGCGCACCGTGCGCGAGACGGGTGCGTCGCGGGTCATCGCGACCCACGGCAACACCGACGCGATCATTCGCGCGCTGTGCGAGGACGGAATTGCGGCCGAGGCGTTCCGGACGGATTTCGGGGGTGAGGAATGA